In the Octopus sinensis linkage group LG17, ASM634580v1, whole genome shotgun sequence genome, one interval contains:
- the LOC115220737 gene encoding uncharacterized protein LOC115220737, translated as MVERFHRQQKTALRATPDPQSWTESRPIFLLGCRTAVKTEVDFSSAELLYGTTLALPGTMLAPANSSHPDPTSYATRPPSYFSSLSPMYPRDQFIPSHVPPDIDKWIHVFVQDDSVRGLLVSPYKGPFRVLSRTPKTFSLDINGRADTVSVDRLKKGYFEVSTSFDDISATPTFDPLQPPPHPPAHTPLTTLSPTPTPSSPEPNTNKPYVTRTGRTMHWTKKLKTIYI; from the coding sequence ATGGTCGAACGTTTTCACAGGCAACAGAAGACCGCTCTACGCGCCACTCCTGATCCGCAGTCTTGGACAGAATCCCGGCCTATATTTCTTCTTGGTTGTCGCACCGCCGTTAAGACAGAGGTAGATTTCTCCTCTGCCGAACTCCTTTACGGTACCACCTTGGCACTTCCTGGTACAATGTTAGCACCAGCCAATTCATCGCATCCTGATCCAACGTCGTATGCCACCAGACCTCCCTCGTATTTCTCGAGTCTTTCACCAATGTATCCGCGTGACCAATTTATTCCTTCTCACGTTCCACCGGACATTGACAAGTGGATTCATGTTTTTGTTCAGGATGATTCTGTCAGAGGACTGCTcgtttctccctataaaggaccGTTTCGTGTGCTATCGCGCACACCCAAAACTTTTAGTCTCGACATCAATGGTCGGGCAGATACCGTGTCAGTTGACAGACTTAAAAAGGGATATTTTGAGGTTTCCACATCTTTCGATGACATTTCGGCCACGCCCACTTTTGATCCTTTACAACCACCTCCACATCCACCCGCACATACACCTTTGACCACACTATCACCTACACCTACACCTTCGTCGCCAGAACCTAACACTAACAAACCTTATGTCACCAGGACAGGCCGTACTATGCATTGGACTAAAAAGCTTAAAACTATTTATATCTGA